ATTCACCTTTTACTCAACAGACTCGCTTAATCACACGAGTTTTAAAACAGCTTCTCAGAAGCCGCGGGAACCATGGAAGATGCACAAAAAGAATATTTTTTGCGCCAACAACTACGGGCAATTCAAGATGAACTGGGCGAAGGAGAGGACATCGGCGCCGAAATCGAAGAACTGCGCGAAAAGATCGAAGCCGCTGGCATGTCCGAAGAAGCAAAAACAGAAGCCGAGCGCGAACTAAAACGCATGGCGCGCATGCCCGAAGCCTCTGCCGAATACACCGTATCGCGCACCTATCTGGACTGGCTCGTCGAACTCCCGTGGAACAAAAAGACAAGCGATCAACTGGACATCAAAAAAGCCGAGCGCGTCTTAAACGCAGACCACTATGGATTGGAAAAACCCAAAGAACGCATCCTGGAGTACCTCTCCGTGCGCCAATTAAAAGACGACATGCGCGGACCTATCTTGTTACTGGTCGGACCCCCGGGCACGGGAAAAACATCACTGGGCAAATCCGTCGCGCGCGCACTCAACCGCGAATTTGTCAGAATGTCATTGGGCGGCATCCGCGACGAATCGGAAATTCGGGGACACCGCCGCACCTACATCGGCGCACTGCCCGGACGCATCATCCAGGGCCTGCGGCGCGCCGGCACAAAAAACCCCGTATTTATGCTGGATGAAATCGACAAACTCGGCGCGGATTTTCGCGGCGACCCCTCCGCAGCACTGCTGGAAGTCCTGGACCCGGCGCAAAACAACACCTTTGTGGATCACTACCTCGACGTCGCCTTTGACCTCTCAGAAATCTTATTCCTCGCCACTGCCAACTCGCTCCACACAATCCCACCGGCACTCATGGACCGGATGGAAGTACTGGAAGTCTCGGGATATACCGAAACCGAAAAAATGGAAATCGCGCGCCGGTACCTGGTCAAACGCCAGATCTCAGAACACGGCTTGACCCCCAAAAAAGCATCCTTCGACAAAGCCGCCCTGCAAGAAGTGATCCAGCACTACACCCGCGAGGCCGGGGTGCGAAATCTGGAGCGCGAAATCGCAACCGTAGCGCGCAAAGTAGCCCGCAAATTTGCCCAGGGCCGCAAGCGGCGTGTACACATCCATCAAAAAAACATCGCCGAATATCTGGGACCGCAAAAATTCCGCCACGAAGTAGCCGAAGAAGATCACGAGGTGGGCGTCGCCGCTGGCCTGGCCGTAACATCTACCGGTGGTGATGTCCTCTTTGTCGAAGCAACAGTCGTACCCGGCAAAGGCGAGTTAAATCTGACCGGACAGGTCGGCGACGTAATGAAGGAATCTGCGCATGCAGCCATGACCTATGTGCGGTCGCGCTGGCATGAACTGGGGCTAAACGCGCAGTTTAACGAAAACCAGGATGTACACGTCCACGTACCCGCAGGCGCCGTACCCAAAGATGGGCCCTCGGCAGGCATTACCATGGCCACAGTCCTCGCATCGGTATTTACCAATCGGCCCATCCGCAAAGACGTGGCAATGACAGGTGAAATTACACTACGCGGCAAAGTACTGCCCATCGGCGGCGTACGCGACAAAGTCCTATCAGCACACCGCGCAGGTGTAAAAACCGTAATCTTACCCGAAGAGAACCGCAAAGACGCACACGAAATACCCGACACAGCGCGCAAAGACATCAGGCTGGTATTTGCATCGCACATGGATCAAGTTCTGGAAACCGCCCTCATGAAACGCCCCCGCAAACCAATGGCTGAGGTGTTCAGTGTGAACTGATTTCTTTTCACCCTTCAAAATACTCCACAAACTTCTCAAAAACGGGTTCCGGAACATAGCGTCTCACAACATCTTGCCAGCCATCGGGACCCACCAGCCCTTTGATAAAACTGGAACTGATCTCAGCAATCTCTCGCGGAGGCATCAAGAAGATAGTCGTAATCGTATCGTCCAGATCACTATTGATATAGCGCATCCTGCGTTCAAACTCATAGTCGCTCTGCGTGCGAATACCCCGCACAATATAACCTGCGCCAATACCGCGTGCGTAATTGACCAGAAATTGATGTTCGTAACTGGCGACAACGACATTATCGAACTGCGACGTGGTCTCACAAAGCAGATCCAGCCTTTCCGCCAGTGAAAACGTATAGTCCTTATCCGGATTGATCCCAATAGCGACAACGAGTTGATCGAAAAGCTGCGCAGCCTCCTGAATAACCCACAGATGGCCGTGGGTAACCGGATCAAAGCTGGCGGCATAAACGGCTTTTTTCATCGTTTTCCTCATGAAATATCGGTGAGTGCCCAGGCAATGAGGCCGAAAGTAATGAGTTGCGGTCGGCGGTCTTCATCCAGCAAATAGTGGACGGGCAAGATACCTTCGCCAGATTGAACACAAGTTTCGTAAGCACCGACAGAGAGTTCAACTGACCCGTCGGAAACGAGCTTGTGGTTGGAGCGCAAGAGAGACAGGTCCTGCATCAGATCAAACGCCATTGGCAGGGGATGCTTGCCACATAGCAAAATGTGGGGGAGTGTCCAATGGCTGAAGACCGGACGCGTCGCGCGGTATTTGTATGCACCATCTCGCGACTGGACATGACCCTTGTTATTGTCCCAGCTTTCGCGCAATTCAGAAATCGGAATAGGCTCCCCCTCGGCATCGGCGCGATAAGTACACAGCGTCCAGGATTTGAGGGTATCGTCGGGATTGCAGATCACATCCGCCTCAAAAACAGTCGGCTCACCGCCAATGTGGGTTTGCTGGCGGATGCAATACGTGCCGCCCTGTTCGCGCCCAATAGTCACCGAGCCATACACGCTATTGGGACAAGGCGGCGGTTGCGCGGGCGCAAAGGACCAGTTGAGAATATCGTAAGTAAGCGTGGCGCAATCGGCATCCGGGATAGACTTCTGCACCGGCGTGAAACCCGAGAGAAAATCGCGAATGGGTTGAACGGCATAGGGGCCAATAGAGTCAATAGCCATGGGATCATGCCTCATTGAGAACGGAAAGATACCAATCGATATAGTCGCGATAGACATTGCCGCGCTTCAGGTTGTCGAGATCGATTTCTTCTGGTTCGGGATACATTTCAATTTGGGATATGTACTCGCGAAAATGTGCCCGATGTCGCGCGACAATATCTGCACAGTGCACTTCATCGGCGAGATCTTGCGTCTCGAGCGGATCGTTTTGAAGATCGTAGAGACGCGTATTATCCCGTTCAATAATGCTTTTGTAGCGCGCATCGCGCACAGCAACCGATAGCCGACCAATAGAAGTTTCGCCGATGACATAGGTGCGCCACGGGACATCGCGCCGTTCAAAGATGGGACGCCATGAACGCGCAATAGTGGTCTTGGGCAAGGGCGGTGCGCCAGCATAGTCGCATATCGTAGCGGGAATATCGACGCCAGAGATGAGATGCTCGGCATCCCGCACACCTTCGGAAATACGCCCGGGCCACCACGCAATGGTAGGCACGCGAAACGCTTCTTCTTCGAGAAAACCCTTGCTGGTATTGCTGTGAAAACCGAGACCATCGCCGTGGTCAGAGGCAAAAATGACGAGGGTGTTGCCAGCGTAAGGCGATGCGCGAAGAGCGTGCATGACGCAACCAACTTCGGCGTCAACCATCTCAACCATGCGGTAATACTGATAGATGTAATACTGCCAATCGCGGCGCGACCAATGGCGAGTACTGGGCCGACCGCGCCGGGCATATTCGTCGTCGAAATTGTCCGGAAGAGGCGGAAGATCGCCCTCAATTTTCGATGCAAAACCGTATTTGCCCGGACCGCCGTGAGACATCGCGGGAAAGCAGCAGTCGTGCGGATTGAGAAATCCAACGCTTAAAAAGAAGGGCTTATCAGACGTGCGATTTTTCAGATAGGCAACGGCTGATCGAGCGACATTGCCGTCGTTGAGTTCGCCCATGCCGTGCTGGGGTTGCAACACATCAAAACTCGCGTGCAAATCGCGTCCCGTGACATGCCATTTGCCCGTGTACACACAGTCGTAATTCTCGCGGCGCAGCCACTGGCCCAGATCTGGAATATTGGGGTCAATAGGATAGGAATTGACGACAACGCCGTGTTCTTTGGACATGCGCCCCGTGTACCAACACGCGCGCGATGGACAGCACTGGGGCATAGCGCAGTAGGCATTGGTAAAGGTATAGCCTTCGCGCACGAGTTCGTCAATAGCAGGTGTGTGTACGTATTCGCAGCCGAGCGCAGAGATCGCATCGGCGTGCATTTGATCAACGTGTATAAAGAGTATATTTGGTTTCATGATTACTCCCACATTCTTCTGCTGTGGTTCACCTCGCCGCCTGGGGCAACGTATCCGTCGCCCTCTGAACACCTGATGGTTCAATGAGCACCGTCGCATCAGATGCGCTCTGCTGTTTTCGATCTACCGTGACATCCACACCGAGAGCGATACCCCTGTCCTCGTGGCGAATCTCGAGCGCGGGACCACGACCGGGATTTAACTCCCCCCGAATCATCCAATCATCAATATAAATACAACCATCTCTCTGAACAGGGTCTTGAAACCGCGCGTCATCTTCCCGGTCACGCACCTGAAAAACAGCGAGAAAACGTACGACATTGCACGCCCTCTCAGGCGAGACTGTAACGTGCCACTGATCGGGAAAAACCGCCATATTTTTCCCCAAAAAAGTCTTATTACCCCCCCAGTTGACCGCGGGCGGATCAAAAATCGTATTGATGTCAATATACAACTTTTGTGACC
The sequence above is a segment of the Gemmatimonadota bacterium genome. Coding sequences within it:
- the coaD gene encoding pantetheine-phosphate adenylyltransferase, producing the protein MKKAVYAASFDPVTHGHLWVIQEAAQLFDQLVVAIGINPDKDYTFSLAERLDLLCETTSQFDNVVVASYEHQFLVNYARGIGAGYIVRGIRTQSDYEFERRMRYINSDLDDTITTIFLMPPREIAEISSSFIKGLVGPDGWQDVVRRYVPEPVFEKFVEYFEG
- a CDS encoding sulfatase-like hydrolase/transferase — translated: MKPNILFIHVDQMHADAISALGCEYVHTPAIDELVREGYTFTNAYCAMPQCCPSRACWYTGRMSKEHGVVVNSYPIDPNIPDLGQWLRRENYDCVYTGKWHVTGRDLHASFDVLQPQHGMGELNDGNVARSAVAYLKNRTSDKPFFLSVGFLNPHDCCFPAMSHGGPGKYGFASKIEGDLPPLPDNFDDEYARRGRPSTRHWSRRDWQYYIYQYYRMVEMVDAEVGCVMHALRASPYAGNTLVIFASDHGDGLGFHSNTSKGFLEEEAFRVPTIAWWPGRISEGVRDAEHLISGVDIPATICDYAGAPPLPKTTIARSWRPIFERRDVPWRTYVIGETSIGRLSVAVRDARYKSIIERDNTRLYDLQNDPLETQDLADEVHCADIVARHRAHFREYISQIEMYPEPEEIDLDNLKRGNVYRDYIDWYLSVLNEA